The Salvia miltiorrhiza cultivar Shanhuang (shh) chromosome 1, IMPLAD_Smil_shh, whole genome shotgun sequence genome has a window encoding:
- the LOC130998560 gene encoding transcription elongation factor SPT4 homolog 1-like: MVNQGGGGVAVAQIPTSFGHELRACLRCRLVKTYDQFRESGCENCPFFQMEDDHERVVDCTTPNFTGLISVMDPTRSWAARWLRIGKFAPGCYTLAVSEALNPDLQNICEEEHVPYVPPKRV; this comes from the exons ATGGTTAATCAGGGGGGAGGAGGAGTAGCGGTTGCGCAAATACCAACCAGCTTTGGGCATGAGCTGAGAGCCTGCCTTCGCTGCCGACTTGTCAAGACCTACGACCAG TTTAGGGAATCTGGGTGCGAGAACTGCCCCTTCTTTCAGATGGAAGATGACCATGAAAGAGTTGTTGACTGCACAACCCCCAATTTCACAGG GTTAATCTCTGTCATGGACCCGACTAGAAGTTGGGCTGCCCGTTGGCTCCGCATTG GAAAATTTGCGCCTGGTTGCTATACGCTTGCGGTCTCTGAAGCACTGAATCCCGACTTGCAG AATATTTGTGAAGAGGAGCATGTGCCTTATGTTCCACCCAAACGAGTCTGA
- the LOC130998535 gene encoding transcription elongation factor SPT4 homolog 2-like isoform X2 — protein sequence MVNQGGGAAEMAQIPTSFGHELRACLRCRLIKTHDQFMDFGCENCKFFQMENDRDRVLDCTTHKFTGLISVMDPTRCWATRWLRTGKCVPGCYTLAVSEALPQDLQNVCEDENVPYVLPRGV from the exons ATGGTTAATCAAGGGGGAGGAGCAGCAGAAATGGCGCAAATACCAACCAGTTTTGGGCATGAGCTGAGAGCCTGCCTTCGCTGCCGACTTATCAAGACCCACGACCAG TTTATGGACTTTGGGTGCGAAAACTGCAAGTTCTTTCAGATGGAGAATGACCGTGACAGAGTTCTTGACTGCACAACTCACAAGTTCACAGG GTTAATCTCTGTCATGGACCCGACTAGATGTTGGGCCACCCGTTGGCTACGCACTG GAAAATGTGTTCCTGGTTGCTATACGCTTGCGGTCTCTGAAGCACTGCCTCAGGACTTGCAG AATGTTTGTGAAGATGAGAATGTGCCTTATGTTCTACCCAGAGGTGTCTGA
- the LOC130998535 gene encoding transcription elongation factor SPT4 homolog 2-like isoform X1 codes for MVNQGGGAAEMAQIPTSFGHELRACLRCRLIKTHDQFMDFGCENCKFFQMENDRDRVLDCTTHKFTGLISVMDPTRCWATRWLRTGKCVPGCYTLAVSEALPQDLQFVMMQNVCEDENVPYVLPRGV; via the exons ATGGTTAATCAAGGGGGAGGAGCAGCAGAAATGGCGCAAATACCAACCAGTTTTGGGCATGAGCTGAGAGCCTGCCTTCGCTGCCGACTTATCAAGACCCACGACCAG TTTATGGACTTTGGGTGCGAAAACTGCAAGTTCTTTCAGATGGAGAATGACCGTGACAGAGTTCTTGACTGCACAACTCACAAGTTCACAGG GTTAATCTCTGTCATGGACCCGACTAGATGTTGGGCCACCCGTTGGCTACGCACTG GAAAATGTGTTCCTGGTTGCTATACGCTTGCGGTCTCTGAAGCACTGCCTCAGGACTTGCAG TTTGTTATGATGCAGAATGTTTGTGAAGATGAGAATGTGCCTTATGTTCTACCCAGAGGTGTCTGA
- the LOC130998588 gene encoding uncharacterized protein LOC130998588 isoform X1 — protein MRNFGFLFILLIGAAAFLYLSFPSKERAIINPGMVSIGGMNDMALMTKRRKVKQQNMDDSSKEGNVDLEDYRPIDPIPSSTASIRPGPVQHGTPLMPYIPKPSPPPSEAKHAEFP, from the exons ATGAGGAATTTTGGCTTCTTGTTCATATTGTTGATTGGGGCAGCTGCTTTCTTATACCTTAGTTTTCCCAGCAAGGAAAGAGCTATCATCAATCCAG GTATGGTTTCAATAGGCGGCATGAATGATATGGCTTTGATGACTAAAAGAAGGAAGGTGAAG CAGCAAAACATGGATGATTCTAGCAAAGAGGGCAATGTTGATTTGGAAGACTACCGCCCTATTGATCCAATCCCCAGTTCGACAGCTTCCATAAGACCTGGTCCGGTCCAGCACGGCACTCCTCTGATGCCTTACATCCCAAAGCCTTCTCCTCCTCCTAGTGAAGCCAAGCACGCTGAGTTTCCTTAA
- the LOC130998588 gene encoding uncharacterized protein LOC130998588 isoform X2, whose amino-acid sequence MRNFGFLFILLIGAAAFLYLSFPSKERAIINPGMVSIGGMNDMALMTKRRKVKQNMDDSSKEGNVDLEDYRPIDPIPSSTASIRPGPVQHGTPLMPYIPKPSPPPSEAKHAEFP is encoded by the exons ATGAGGAATTTTGGCTTCTTGTTCATATTGTTGATTGGGGCAGCTGCTTTCTTATACCTTAGTTTTCCCAGCAAGGAAAGAGCTATCATCAATCCAG GTATGGTTTCAATAGGCGGCATGAATGATATGGCTTTGATGACTAAAAGAAGGAAGGTGAAG CAAAACATGGATGATTCTAGCAAAGAGGGCAATGTTGATTTGGAAGACTACCGCCCTATTGATCCAATCCCCAGTTCGACAGCTTCCATAAGACCTGGTCCGGTCCAGCACGGCACTCCTCTGATGCCTTACATCCCAAAGCCTTCTCCTCCTCCTAGTGAAGCCAAGCACGCTGAGTTTCCTTAA